In Betaproteobacteria bacterium, the DNA window GTTGTCGACTTCGATTGCGTTCGGCGCGACCTTGAGTTCGACGTCCGGCGAGAATGCGTGGTAGGCCGTGCGCTGGAACTCCCCGAGCAACACGATCACGCTCGGCAAACGGAAAACCTTGCGCAGCAGCCTTCGCAGCAGCTCATTGTCGGGGGTGAAGTCGAGCGGGAGATCGCCGCCATGGACCTGGTAGACCACTTTGCAGCCGCAAGAGCGGGAGACGATCAGATACGCCAAATCCCGCCAGAACGCCTTTGCGTTCATGGACGTATTGATGTGGACGATGGGATGCTGGTAGCGGCGGATGGTTTTCGCCAGCTGCCATGGCGATACGAGAAGCCGCCACAGCTTCCGTAAGGACGACTCATACCTGCCTTCGCTTCCGACCTGGAAGTGCAGGAGCCTGAAGTGCTGCGCGAGATCCGTCCTAAGGAGTTGATTGAGGTGGGTACTGACGCCACTCACCGCAGTGAGCGCGGGACCCAGGAGAAGAACGGTCTGATGGATGTGGCCGGTGATGTGCATCGGATCGACCCCTAGAACATTGGCATTGCGTGCGCCTTGCTCCCGCTACCCTGCGGATCAGGCATACACCAAACTGAAGAACCCCCCCCCGAGACGGGACCGCAGGTTGTTTGGCAAATCTATACGATGGGCGGCCGCGGGGTCAACCTGTCGGCCCTGAAAAAACAGCGCTGTACAGGCTTCGCGTGAGACCCGGAGCCTGAAACGGAGGCGGCGGCTCGCCAACCTCGCTGGCGCTGCCCGGTACACACGAATACGAGACGCCGTGCGTGCCGATGTGGCACGTGCGTACGTGGGTCTCAGCCGGAGGGCTATCGAATTGCCGCAGGAACCAATCGGCGGCGGTGGCGTGGAACTACTTCCGAAATGCCCGGAACAGTCCCGCTATGAGCGCCTGGACCGGCGCCCGCCGCTTCACGCCTTCACGTCTGGATTGACCAGATTCTCCGGCGTCCCGCCCGTGAGCGCTGCGACCAGGTTGCGCGCCGCAGTCATCGCCATGGCAAGCCGCGTCGCGCGCGTGGAGCTGGCAATGTGAGGCGCCAACACGACGTTTCGCAGCTGACGGAAGCCGGGATGCAGTGCTGGCTCGTTCTCGTACACATCGAGCCCTGCGGCCAGAATTCGGTGTGATTCGAGCGCATCCACGAGCGCCTCGTCGTCGACGACGCCGCCGCGTGCGATATTCACCAGGATCGCGGTCGGCTTCATCTTCCAGAGCTCGGCGCGCCCGATGAGATGGTGGGTCTCCCACGAGTAGGGTACCGTGAGCACGACGAAGTCCGCCCATTCGAGCAGGGCATCCTTTTCTGCGTAGGCGGCACCGAGTTCCTCCTCGGTCTGCGCCGGCAGGCGGTTGCGGTTGTGGTAGCGCAGCGTCATGTCGAAACCGCGCGCTCGCCGTGCGATCGCTTGACCGATGCGCCCCATGCCGAAAATGCCGAGCGCCGCTCCATGGACGTCCGTACCGAGCAATTGCTTGAGTTCCCAGCGCGTCCAGTCGCCCCGGCGCAGATACGCTTCGGCCTCGGTGATGCGGCGGGCAGTCGCGAGGAGGAGCGCCCAGGCGAAGTCAGCGGTGCTCTCCGTCAGCACGCCCGGCGTATTGGTCACCTTGATGCCGCGGATGGTGCAGGCGCCGACATCGATGTTGTTGTAGCCGACGCCGATGTTGCACACCGCCTGCAGGCGCGGCGCTCGCGCGATCAGTGTGGCGTGGATCCGGTCGGTGATGGCGGTGACGACGCCATCGCAGTCCGCGAGTTTGTCAGCGAGCGCTGCGGCGTCCCAGGTTTCGTCCTCGGGGTTGGCGATAACGTCGAAATGATTGAGCAGGTAGGCCGTGACCTCGTCGAAGACGTCGCGCGTGACGAGAATTCTCGGTTTCATTCGGATGACTCCCTGTGAATGTTGCGGCAACCGGTTTCGCGCAGGCACAGAGCGCCGGCAAGCCCGGCGAGCGAAGCCAAGGCGAGCGTACCCACGGCGAGACGGAACGCCTCCGACCCCGCTGCGTGAACCCCCACCCCACCGCTCGCACGGTCCAGAATCCACCCCACCAGCGGCTGCAGAATGGCGGCGCCGAGGAAAACGCCGGTGTTCACGAGGCTCACCGCAACCCCGGCAAACTCGCGCCGGTTGACCTCCTTCGCGTTGGCGAGCGTCAACGTGAACGCGGCTCCGGTCAAACCCATCCCCAGGCACAGCCCAAGGCTCGCTGTGGCAGACATTGCGATGCCCATCAGCCACGGCAACCAACCACAACAGTAGGCGACCGCGGCCACGAGCAACACCGCTTTGCGCCGCCGCAGGCGGTCGGACACGATGCCGACAGTCATGGCACCCACTGCAAAGCCGAGCAGCATTGCACTCGTGTGCCACGTGGCAAGCGATCGGTCCATTCCATGAACATGCACAAGATAGGGCACCCCCCACAGACCCGCGAAGGTGAGCAGCGTCCCGGCAAGGCCGATGTTGGCGACGAAGCCCGGCCACGAGTAGCGGTTACGCATGACCTCCATCAGGCCGGTCGACCAGGGAATGACCCGACGGTGCGCCGGCACGGGAAACTCATGCGGGGAGTCGAGACCGACATCCTGCGGCCGGTCGTGCACGAAGCGCCACGACAGGGCCGCCAGAACGACCGACACGACGCCGGTCACAATAAATACCGTGCGCCACGATACGACGGTCACGAGCCATGCAAGAGGCGCCGCGGAGAGGATCGCCCCCATGTTGCCGAGGAATACCGTGACACCGGCCATGGTCGCGAACTCGCGCTCGCGAAACCACTCGGCCACCAGCTTGAGCAGCGCCACGAACATGACCGAGACGCCGAATCCGACGAGGGTGCGCCCCAGCATGGCAACGGCAAGGGTCGACGCCGTGCCAAAGGCAGCCGAGCCGGCACCTGCGATGAGACCCCCTGCCGTGACGATGCGCCGCGTGCCAAAGCGGTCGACCAGGACGCCGGTAGGGATCTGCATCACGGTGTAGACGTAGAAGTAGGTCGCTGCCAGCACCCCGAGGGCGACGCCGCTCGTGTGAAATGCCTGCGCGAGATCCCCTGCGATCGCCGCCGGCGCGACGCGGTGGAAGAACGAAAGCATGTAGCCTCCTGCCACCAGCGCGTAGGCCGT includes these proteins:
- a CDS encoding D-glycerate dehydrogenase, with protein sequence MKPRILVTRDVFDEVTAYLLNHFDVIANPEDETWDAAALADKLADCDGVVTAITDRIHATLIARAPRLQAVCNIGVGYNNIDVGACTIRGIKVTNTPGVLTESTADFAWALLLATARRITEAEAYLRRGDWTRWELKQLLGTDVHGAALGIFGMGRIGQAIARRARGFDMTLRYHNRNRLPAQTEEELGAAYAEKDALLEWADFVVLTVPYSWETHHLIGRAELWKMKPTAILVNIARGGVVDDEALVDALESHRILAAGLDVYENEPALHPGFRQLRNVVLAPHIASSTRATRLAMAMTAARNLVAALTGGTPENLVNPDVKA
- a CDS encoding MFS transporter translates to MLSFFHRVAPAAIAGDLAQAFHTSGVALGVLAATYFYVYTVMQIPTGVLVDRFGTRRIVTAGGLIAGAGSAAFGTASTLAVAMLGRTLVGFGVSVMFVALLKLVAEWFREREFATMAGVTVFLGNMGAILSAAPLAWLVTVVSWRTVFIVTGVVSVVLAALSWRFVHDRPQDVGLDSPHEFPVPAHRRVIPWSTGLMEVMRNRYSWPGFVANIGLAGTLLTFAGLWGVPYLVHVHGMDRSLATWHTSAMLLGFAVGAMTVGIVSDRLRRRKAVLLVAAVAYCCGWLPWLMGIAMSATASLGLCLGMGLTGAAFTLTLANAKEVNRREFAGVAVSLVNTGVFLGAAILQPLVGWILDRASGGVGVHAAGSEAFRLAVGTLALASLAGLAGALCLRETGCRNIHRESSE